One genomic window of Garra rufa chromosome 24, GarRuf1.0, whole genome shotgun sequence includes the following:
- the LOC141300795 gene encoding SH2 domain-containing protein 1B, whose amino-acid sequence MDLPAYHGPITKQRCEELLGKKGRDGTYLIRDSETIKGALCLCVYKQKVVYTYRILQTHTGYFTLQASSGVEEKFFKTMKELIRHYKSKNQGLATHLCRSLKRKTLPDQPLQHAEPLVPNEENDYENVDCSGDYVVVLPD is encoded by the exons ATGGATCTTCCAGCGTATCATGGACCGATAACCAAACAGAGATGTGAGGAACTGCTCGGCAAGAAAGGTCGGGATGGAACATACCTCATTCGGGACAGCGAGACCATTAAGGGAGCTCTCTGCCTCTGTGTGTA CAAACAAAAAGTGGTCTATACTTACAGGATCCTCCAAACCCACACCGGATACTTCACTCTACAG GCTAGTTCGGGTGTGGAGGAGAAGTTTTTCAAGACAATGAAGGAACTTATTCGTCATTACAAGTCAAAGAATCAAGGTCTTGCAACACACTTATGCCGTTCGCTGAAAAGAAAAACGCTGCCAGATCAGCCTTTGCAGCATGCAGAACCACTAGTGCCTAATGAGGAAAATGACTATGAAA ATGTCGATTGCTCGGGGGACTATGTTGTTGTTCTGCCGGACTGA
- the cip2a gene encoding protein CIP2A, which yields MDVSTCLKSLLLAIRQYRNNRSGLNASQLQKHIEDVSGLKCGGVLFSGQVLPSECLSGLMEVAGDPNTSHALTASIISLLAQFASDSEAKEALHSSYNFTGTLAAIIHCNRSTPEEPLVLQCLNVLQRLTYNVRILNCASHIHELISFLMQHVQSSNDDIVKACLGLMANLCRHDISVQSHIKSQSNVKAFYRALINFLGHNCLTVVVFALSILSSLTLNEEVGQKLFNAKNIHQTFQLIFNITVNGDGTLTRNYAVDLLVDLLKNPKIADYLTKYKHLSVCLSEVLGLLHSKDPDTASKVIELLVSLCSVPVLRKLVCETVLRPPAPRLQPGTRKGVQARGSEPSLALVHWVTSPLDGPEQCYMQALSLLAELFEEAIDSSLCSSAQSFVELLLQEVLVLLQSPDSTEGDQMLKKHCLRAGRVVDFLLVLCGDDALRMLVSQRLSPEVCISQVELLLSYSQDLSGSTCTTSNYQLSQVCSEVVLKTLELMSHLRQQMPDMETSFYRILQDQRMVTPLSLALTSNCREHVQVALCILFEAAPLPNFPSVILGDSIAANNAYRQRDSESSIRSSSASEDASFLGKSFPMVHAEPSGSAHQSIDSLIEKLQNGVELQEKVKDVHMSEIIDVYEQKLSALACKESRLQDLLEAKALALSQADRLIAQYRCQRAQAEAEARKLASLLKDTERKKEDLQTTLNDLLLEVERLKSDSQQLLEHNGRLQAVADQHQELKGTYNQLLSRYDKSEGMLKELQAAHISLTQQAEGLRKTNEGLKLQQERTLAEVAEKEQQIESLKTDVLEKERKITGLQNDLRKHEEQINEMEENISILRKELNKTEQARKDTSIKASSLELQKSQLEAKVEKLEEELGKHTHMIAMIHSLSSGKLKGDVTANLSL from the exons ATGGATGTATCGACCTGTTTGAAGTCTCTTCTGTTGGCCATTCGTCAGTACAGAAATAACAGAAGCGGTTTAAATGCGTCACAGCTGCAGAAACACATTGAA gATGTTTCGGGGCTGAAATGTGGTGGAGTCCTGTTTTCAGGTCAGGTGCTGCCCAGTGAGTGTCTGAGTGGACTCATGGAAGTAGCTGGAGATCCCAACACTAGTCATGCTCTGACGGCATCCATTATATCCCTGCTGGCACAGTTTG CTTCTGATAGTGAGGCTAAAGAGGCTCTACACAGCAGCTACAACTTCACTGGCACTCTGGCAGCCATAATCCACTGCAACAGAAGCACACCAGAAGAGCCTCTTGTTCTGCAG TGCCTTAATGTGCTGCAGCGACTGACCTACAACGTAAGGATTCTGAATTGTGCCTCTCACATCCATGAACTCATCAGCTTCCTGATGCAACATGT CCAGTCAAGTAATGATGACATTGTAAAGGCCTGCTTGGGCCTGATGGCCAACCTCTGTCGACACGACATCTCTGTGCAGTCACACATCAAATCTCAG AGTAATGTAAAGGCTTTCTACAGAGCTTTGATTAATTTTCTGGGTCATAACTGTCTGACTGTCGTCGTCTTTGCGCTGTCCATATTATCAAGTTTGACTCTAAATGAAGAGGTTGGTCAGAAG ctTTTTAATGCAAAGAACATTCATCAGACCTTTCAGTTAATATTCAACATCACCGTCAACGGAGATGGCACATTAACCAGGAATTATGCTGTGGACTTGTTAGTGGATCTACTGAAGAATCCTAAAATTGCTGATTACCTGACCAA GTATAAACACCTCTCAGTTTGTCTGTCTGAGGTTCTTGGGCTATTACACAGCAAAGATCCCGATACTGCATCAAAG GTTATAGAGTTGCTGGTTTCTCTGTGCTCAGTTCCTGTCCTGCGTAAACTCGTCTGTGAGACGGTGCTCCGACCTCCAGCCCCTCGACTGCAGCCTGGTACTAGAAAAGGTGTTCAGGCTCGGGGATCTGAACCGAGTTTAGCACTTGTCCACTGGGTCACGTCACCTCTGGATGGTCCAGAGCAGTGCTACATGCAAGCTCTGTCTCTGCTGGCTGAGCTTTTTGAA GAGGCGATTGATTCCTCTCTGTGCAGTTCAGCTCAGTCATTTGTGGAGCTCCTCCTGCAGGAAGTGTTGGTTTTGCTGCAGTCTCCAGACTCCACTGAAGGAGACCAGATGCTAAAGAAACACTGTCTGCGTGCAGGCCGTGTTGTTGACTTTCTACTAG TGCTTTGCGGCGATGATGCTTTGAGGATGCTGGTGTCCCAGCGGCTCAGTCCTGAGGTGTGTATCTCACAGGTAGAGCTTCTGCTGTCCTACAGTCAGGACCTCTCTGGGTCCACCTGCACTACCTCCAACTACCAACTCAG TCAGGTGTGCTCTGAGGTTGTGCTGAAGACTCTAGAACTGATGAGCCATCTTAGGCAACAGATGCCAGACATGGAGACGTCCTTCTACAGGATCTTACAG GACCAGCGCATGGTGACACCTCTCTCATTAGCATTGACCTCTAACTGCAGAGAGCATGTGCAGGTTGCCCTTTGCATACTTTTTGAAGCGGCCCCACTGCCTAATTTCCCCTCTGTCAT TCTAGGGGACAGCATTGCTGCCAATAACGCATACCGTCAGAGGGACAGTGAGTCCTCGATTCGGAGCAGTTCTGCTAGCGAAGATGCGTCCTTTTTGGGAAAGAGTTTTCCCATGGTGCATGCCGAACCTTCTGGTTCTGCTCACCAAAGTATTGACAGCCTCATTGAAAAGCTTCAGAACGGAGTGGAG TTACAGGAGAAGGTCAAAGATGTGCACATGTCAGAGATCATTGATGTGTACGAGCAGAAGCTTTCAGCACTAGCG TGCAAAGAGAGCCGTCTGCAGGACCTTTTGGAAGCCAAAGCGCTTGCGCTGTCACAGGCCGATCGGCTTATTGCTCAGTACCGCTGCCAGAGAGCTCAGGCGGAAGCTGAG GCACGTAAATTGGCTTCTTTACTCAAAGACACAGAGAGGAAGAAAGAGGATCTGCAGACGACATTGAATGATCTTCTGTTGGAGGTCGAGAGACTGAAATCTGACAGCCAGCAGCTCTTGGAGCACAACGGTCGTCTGCAGGCAGTCGCTGACCAGCATCAGGAGCTGAAGGGCACCTATAACCAGCTGCTCAGTAG gtatgaCAAAAGTGAAGGGATGCTGAAGGAACTGCAGGCTGCCCATATCTCACTTACCCAGCAGGCTGAAGGGCTGAGAAAGACCAATGAGGGATTAAAACTCCAACAGGAGAG GACTCTTGCAGAGGTGGCAGAAAAAGAGCAGCAGATAGAGAGCCTAAAGACAGATGTGctggagaaagagagaaaaataaCAG GACTTCAGAATGATCTGAGGAAACACGAAGAGCAGATTAATGAGATGGAGGAGAATATTTCCATTCTTAGGAAAGAGCTTAATAAGACAGAGCAAGCAAGGAAGGACACCAGCATCAAG GCTTCTTCTCTGGAGCTGCAGAAATCTCAGCTAGAGGCCAAGGTGGAGAAGCTGGAGGAAGAGCTGGGCAAACACACGCACATGATCGCAATGATACACAGTCTCAGCAGCGGCAAACTCAAGGGTGACGTCACCGCCAACCTCTCTCTGTGA